CTCCACGCCACAGGCCAGGTACCCGGCACCGGCCATGGCGTTCAGGCTGAAGGCGCAGTCGGTCATGCTCACATCCAGATGCTGCCCCTGCCCGGTCTGCTGCCGCGCGATCACCGCCGCCAGCAGGCCGATCACCCCGTGCAGCGAGCCGCCCGCGACATCCGCCACCTGTATGCACAACGGCAACGGGCCGCTGTCAACGCGACCGGTGTAGCTCGAAAGCCCCGCCAGCGCCAGGTAGTTGATGTCGTGGCCGGCGCGGTCCTTGTAGGGGCCGGTCTGGCCATAACCGGTGATCGACACATAGATCAGCTTCGGGTTGATCGCCTTCAAGGCTTCATACCCCAAACCGAGCCGGTCCATCACGCCGGGACGAAACTGCTCCAGCACGATGTCGTGGTCCTGCAGCAATTGCTTGATCACCTCCAGCGCCTCGGGCTGCTTGAGGTCCAGCGCCAGGCTGCGCTTGTTGCGATTGAGGTACGCGTGGCTGGCCGACACGCCTTGATCATGCGGCGGCAATACTCGCAACAGGTCCATGCGGGTCGGCGATTCGATGCGCAGCACCTTGGCGCCCATGTCTGCCAGCAGCAACGAGGCGAACGGCCCCGGCAACAGTGTCGAGAAATCCAGAACCTTGAGTGATGCCAGTGGACCGAGCATAAGTGTTCTCCAGTGCGATCCCCCAAGCCTAGGCAGCCTGGGACATTGCAGCAATCACCTTATGTGTCAGTGGCGGTGACCGTTGCGCTCAAATCGCAGGTAAGAAAAAACCCGCCGAAGCGGGTTTTTCATGCAGCCAGAGTACTTACTTGACGCTGGCCGGGGTTGGGCCTTCAGCCACACCCAGATCGTCTACTTCACGCTCGTCGGAGATACCGCGACCGCCGGAAGCCAGCTCGACTTGCAGTTTGTCCTCGTCCAGCTCTTTCACCCACTTGGCGACCAC
The window above is part of the Pseudomonas sp. B21-048 genome. Proteins encoded here:
- a CDS encoding CaiB/BaiF CoA-transferase family protein, producing MLGPLASLKVLDFSTLLPGPFASLLLADMGAKVLRIESPTRMDLLRVLPPHDQGVSASHAYLNRNKRSLALDLKQPEALEVIKQLLQDHDIVLEQFRPGVMDRLGLGYEALKAINPKLIYVSITGYGQTGPYKDRAGHDINYLALAGLSSYTGRVDSGPLPLCIQVADVAGGSLHGVIGLLAAVIARQQTGQGQHLDVSMTDCAFSLNAMAGAGYLACGVEPGREDQMLNGGSFYDYYRSRDGRWLSVGSLEPAFMQQLCTALGRPELAAQGLSPEPARQQVLKEALKVEFEKYDFATLCELFAGVDACVEPVLSLGEAVRHPQLKAREMVNEVPRGDGSTQAQMACPLKFSDGLPEPRHIGAGLGEHTDQVLGELGFSAQRIEELRMAKVVS